The Cervus elaphus chromosome 30, mCerEla1.1, whole genome shotgun sequence genome segment ttttcttatttcctaaaCACATTAAAGAGGGCGTGAAATCCCACGGCTGTAAGCCCTGTAGGTCAGGGCCTGACTCTGTTATTGATGAGAACAGTGGCTGGCTGGTGCTGTCACTCACTCTCCCTAAACTGTTCTGCTGAAGCGAGGCTCCTAAAATATTGGCAGGTGGTTTGAACTGTGTCATACTGAAACAGCTATCTGTATGTTTAAATGACTGTCTTTCCTCGCCTTATTCTAAAAACGCTTTGATTCACCGCCTAACAGTTGAGAGGAAGATGCATATCCCTACATTACCACATTTGCTGCCTGGTATTACTTCTGCTTTTTATGTGTCCGTCACCACCAGACTGTACCTGCCTGTGAGCAGAGACCACGGCTTACTGGATTTGCATGCCCAGCCCTCAGCGTGCTTCTCCATGAGGTACAAGCTATTCTTAAAATGCCATAGTACCTTGCTTCTTGGTCCGTGGGCCAGCAGCATCCGGATCACTGGGAAAGAGGACTGCCAATGCAGAATCTGGGCTCCACCCCAGAACCACTGGTTTGCAGTTGAGACCTGGGGTGCAGAGAGAGCCGGGGTGATTCTTGCAGAGGCAGGGGCTGATtgacaggagaggggaggggggggaaggagggggaatCCTGGTGGGTGAGCCTGAAGGGCAGGAGTGAGGAATGACAGTGAGTTCAGAGGGGAGATGGGGTGGCAGGAGGAGGATGCGTCTGCAGGAACGAATTTAGTTCTAGGGTCCTATGCCCTGCAGACCCCCTTTATTCACACAGAAACTATTCCCCCCGCCTCAGGGTGGAGAAAGGTAGCTGGGAAAACCTTCACTGCTGATGGGGAATGACCAGAGTAtcatgccttttccttctcccatcTTGAAAGAGAGAACATCTTTAAAATTAGGAtctcccaggtcctctgcattttGCATCCAGAGGAGACAGTCTCATAAAAGCAGACAGCCATCAGGTTCTCAATCTTAGAAACTGTTGAATGTGttcaaatgaaaagataaactaACACTGCCACTTCAGTGCATCAATGAATTGGGTTTTGGCCGGCATCTGCTTCTGCAGGAAGTCTGTAAATGATTTCCATTGGAAAACACAGCTCGGGGAACACTTAATAAGTGCAATttgatgataataatgatgattcACGTAGCAGCACCCTATATCCAGTGAAGCAAATATTCCCAGGgaatagtgattaaaaaaaaaaaaagaaagctaggtCCAGGACGCATCTAAGGAAGGGGGGTCCCTTGGGGATCAGGACTGCAGTGTGGTCAACTGCAATTCCGAAAACAGCTGGCTGGATCAAAGACCCTGTTTCCCTAAACCTGCTcacccccgccccatcccacctgACCATCCTGAGTACCACCCTAGGCAGTTCTTTTGAGCGTGAAGGTAGCAGTTTAGGGAAAGGCGTGGAGAAGCGGGCCCTGGAGACCGGGACGCCCCAGGGGGACCTCGGGCAAGAAATGGGTCACGGGGCTCCGGGGCGGCGCTGTCCCGCCCTTGCACCGTGCGAGCCCGGGTGGGATGCGGGGCGGCGGCGGCCACCGTGACGCTGCAGTTCCCGGCGTCCGGCTCCTCTCGCTCGCACCCGGCGGTGGGGGGCTCTCCCCGCCCGCGCGCCCAGCGCAGCCCCGACCCGTGGGGCGCGCGCCGGCCTCCCGGGGCTCCGGCGGCGGCGCGCGCGGGGGCGGCGGCGCGCGCGGGTGGGGAGAGCGAGCGGCCGGGCGGGCAGAGCCGGGCGCGCGAGCCGAGCCCGCCGCTCACCTGCCGCCGCCGCTCACCTGGCGCGGAGCGCGCCCCCGCCCTCCCGGTCAGGCCCCGCGCGCGGCCGCCGCCCCTTGCCCCGCGGGTCCGGCGCCGACATGCGACCCGGGTAGCGCTTCGGGAGCAGCGGAggagccccccccaccccggcctggGCGCGCCAAGGTGACCCCCGCGATGTACCCGCGCCCTGTGGGTCCCCTCGCGTCCCCTCGCGTCCGCCGCGGTGCCTGGGCATCCGTCTGTCCGTCCGTGTCCACACCTCCATCGCGTGAACCCCCCTTTCGTGGCTCTGCGGCGACTGCCCGGTGCGcacggggcggcggggcggggtggggggggagcgGCCGGGACCCCCTTTGTTCTGGCTGGGGTGTGAGTGTGCGCGCGCCGGGCGCCTGGCGGGTGGGAGTTTTGAACGTTCCAGCGAGGATGGCAGCCCGGCCCGGCTGGAGAGCTGTCGCCGCGGCTCGGTACCCCCCGCCCCACGGCAGCCCCGGTGCCAGGCGGCCGCTCGTTGGTGGCACGCGAGACACATTTTCACGTGTGTCCCCAGCACTTGAGCAAACAGACCGCTGCGGTCCCGCGTGTGCCTGCCCCGCTCGCGCGCCTGTGTGCAAGTCCCATCCCGGGTGTCCCCCAGCGCCAAAACGgcatttttgttgctgctgtggGTTTTAAGCCACGGAGACTTTGGCTTTTGTCGTGTTTCTTACGAGATTGTGATTTGGAAAGCTTGTGGCATTTGGGGGCAGTGTCTGAGTAGGGCTGGTTCTCTGTTGGTGTGGTTTTTGCGTGATGTGGGATTGTCGCCCTGCCATATCTCAGCACTAAACAGCCTGTCTTTTCGTTGAAGAGGACAGGGGTTAAAATGAATGAAGACCCGAAGGTCAATGTAAGCGGGCTGCCTCTGGAGTTTGTAGATGCCGGTGCCTCCGGGAACATCTCCGCCGAGGTCTCCTCCCAGGTCCCTGTCCTGCAGCCGGAGCCGGACCTGGTGGTTAACCCCTGGGACATTGTCTTATGTACCTCgggaaccctcatctcctgcgaaAATGCCATCGTGGTCCTTATCATCTTCCACAACCCCAGCCTGCGGGCACCCATGTTTCTGCTGATAGGCAGCCTGGCGCTTGCAGACCTGCTGGCTGGCATCGGACTCATCGTCAATTTCGTGTTTGCCTACCTGCTTCAGTCAGAGGCCACCAAGCTGATCACCATCGGACTCATCGTggcctctttctctgcctctgtctgcaGCTTGCTGGCCATCACGGTTGACCGCTACCTCTCCTTGTATTACGCCCTGACCTACCACTCAGAGAGGACGGTCACGTTTACCTACGTCATGCTCTTCATGCTCTGGGGGACCTCCATCTGCCTGGGCCTGCTGCCGGTCCTGGGCTGGAACTGCCTGCGGGACGAGTCCACTTGCAGCGTGGTCAGGCCCCTCACCAAGAACAACGCCGCCATCCTGTCCGTCTCCTTCCTCTTCACCTTCGCACTCATGCTGCAGCTCTACATCCAGATCTGTAAGATTGTCATGCGACACGCCCATCAGATCGCCCTGCAGCACCACTTCCTGGCCACCTCGCACTACGTGACCACCCGGAAGGGGGTCTCCACCCTGGCCATCATCCTGGGGACCTTCGCTGCTTGCTGGATGCCTTTCACCCTCTACTCCTTGATCGCTGATTACACCTACCCC includes the following:
- the GPR12 gene encoding G-protein coupled receptor 12 isoform X1; this encodes MYPRPVGPLASPRVRRGAWASVCPSVSTPPSREPPFRGSAATARTGVKMNEDPKVNVSGLPLEFVDAGASGNISAEVSSQVPVLQPEPDLVVNPWDIVLCTSGTLISCENAIVVLIIFHNPSLRAPMFLLIGSLALADLLAGIGLIVNFVFAYLLQSEATKLITIGLIVASFSASVCSLLAITVDRYLSLYYALTYHSERTVTFTYVMLFMLWGTSICLGLLPVLGWNCLRDESTCSVVRPLTKNNAAILSVSFLFTFALMLQLYIQICKIVMRHAHQIALQHHFLATSHYVTTRKGVSTLAIILGTFAACWMPFTLYSLIADYTYPSIYTYATLLPATYNSIINPVIYAFRNQEIQKALCLVCCGCVPPGLSQRARSPSDV
- the GPR12 gene encoding G-protein coupled receptor 12 isoform X2; this encodes MNEDPKVNVSGLPLEFVDAGASGNISAEVSSQVPVLQPEPDLVVNPWDIVLCTSGTLISCENAIVVLIIFHNPSLRAPMFLLIGSLALADLLAGIGLIVNFVFAYLLQSEATKLITIGLIVASFSASVCSLLAITVDRYLSLYYALTYHSERTVTFTYVMLFMLWGTSICLGLLPVLGWNCLRDESTCSVVRPLTKNNAAILSVSFLFTFALMLQLYIQICKIVMRHAHQIALQHHFLATSHYVTTRKGVSTLAIILGTFAACWMPFTLYSLIADYTYPSIYTYATLLPATYNSIINPVIYAFRNQEIQKALCLVCCGCVPPGLSQRARSPSDV